A region from the Silene latifolia isolate original U9 population chromosome 7, ASM4854445v1, whole genome shotgun sequence genome encodes:
- the LOC141590801 gene encoding vacuolar iron transporter 1-like, with protein MKNDEVCLRLEKPDPRRALESAFTIAIAYIIGGIVPLFPYMFIKEAGEAVIASVVITLIALLIFGYAKGYFTGSKPFRSALQTALIGAIASAAAFGMAKLVQG; from the coding sequence ATGAAAAATGACGAGGTTTGTTTGAGGCTAGAGAAGCCAGATCCAAGAAGAGCATTAGAGAGTGCATTCACAATCGCCATCGCCTACATAATAGGCGGTATAGTTCCCCTCTTTCCTTACATGTTTATCAAAGAAGCGGGAGAAGCTGTGATAGCATCAGTCGTAATTACCTTAATTGCACTGTTGATCTTTGGTTATGCAAAGGGTTACTTCACAGGCAGTAAACCCTTTAGAAGTGCATTGCAAACTGCTTTGATTGGAGCCATTGCTTCCGCAGCTGCATTTGGTATGGCCAAGCTTGTTCAAGGATGA
- the LOC141593098 gene encoding vacuolar iron transporter 1-like, whose product MAATISIPESGEKTDALLLKHHKEKHFTAGEVVRDIIIGVSDGLTVPFALAAGLSGANASSSIILTAGIAEVAAGAISMGLGGYLAAKSEADHYARELKREQDEIVAVPETEAAEVADILAEYGIEPHEYTPVVNALRRKPQAWLDFMMKLVSSFSLYLFFLLHPFPSINRRIILNNRTY is encoded by the exons ATGGCGGCGACGATATCGATCCCGGAAAGCGGAGAAAAGACGGACGCATTACTTTTAAAACACCACAAAGAAAAACACTTCACTGCCGGAGAAGTAGTCCGTGACATCATCATTGGTGTTTCCGATGGCCTCACCGTTCCTTTCGCTCTCGCGGCGGGATTGTCTGGCGCTAATGCTTCTTCTTCTATTATTCTCACTGCCGGTATCGCTGAAGTCGCTGCCGGCGCTATTTCCATGGGCCTTGGCGG GTATTTAGCAGCAAAGAGTGAAGCAGATCATTATGCAAGAGAATTGAAGAGGGAACAAGATGAAATTGTTGCAGTTCCTGaaacag AGGCAGCGGAAGTGGCAGATATATTAGCGGAGTATGGCATAGAGCCACATGAGTATACTCCTGTGGTAAATGCTCTTAGAAGAAAGCCTCAAGCTTggcttgattttatgatgaagttagtctcctctttctctctttacCTTTTCTTCTTATTGCATCCATTTCCGTCAATAAATCGGAGGATAATATTAAACAATAGAACTTACTGA
- the LOC141593097 gene encoding lysine-specific demethylase JMJ26-like, giving the protein MSIAVARRSQLYNYRRKLGIFDCEIEHNRGNNLEVPSKKRQRIYRKNVDVCYRTVEIEDDSSEEELELDDDTEDEDYQVSRHVMVTTARARAKAKAAVIKERSEGRSRHSVCMNSTSSKSMSSSDSDSRDSDSSLTSCSPASIHSNSTASCDGNSTAMSTKTAPEKGKKHFTCHQCKKNDRPAVVKCLKCNDKLYCLRCIRQWYPECSEVDIAKACPFCQRICNCSVCLHTSGVIKTSKRDIPQQEKIADLKYLVASLFPYVRQIRHEQAHEINIEANIQGISLEESDIPETSCFDDERIFCNQCATSIFDIHRSCQSCGYELCLGCSQEIREGNLVGGPEGSLLTYSFKGYDYLHGDDPLPSCSSVVKSHNVHSYTKWVSNSDGVIPCPSKDRGGCGNGTLDLRRILPKGWWSSLEIKAASLSKDTDIRQTTTSQGNSFHNNLYSPSSSDLLGHEAMTHFRQHWANGEPIIVRDCLEQAPGLSWEPMVMWRALCENADSQIKAVDCLASCEVEVSTREFFKGYKDGRSYPNLWPEMLKLKDWPPSDTFENLLPRHCDEYISALPFQEYTDPRHGILNLGTMLPSTFLKPDLGPKTYIAYGVRQELGRGDSVTKLHCDMSDAVNILMHTGDVSLSNDQNSAIATLKRKHKAQDRRELHCQHINNDVECNDRDQDSGASTEGAALWDIFRREDIPKLEAYLRKHSKEFRNTYCCPVEQVVHPIHDQSFYLTREHKQKLKKEFGVEPWSFEQKLGEAVFIPAGCPHQVRNLKSCTKVAVDFVSPENIKECLRLTEEFRRLPKFHKAREDKLEIKKMIIHGISQAIKQLDELMSNEELG; this is encoded by the exons ATGTCGATTGCTGTTGCGAGGAGAAGCCAATTATACAATTACAGGCGAAAATTAGGAATTTTTGATTGTGAAATAGAGCACAACAGGGGAAATAACCTTGAAGTTCCGTCTAAGAAACGACAGCGTATCTACAGAAAGAATGTAGATGTTTGTTATCGCACAGTAGAGATAGAGGACGATAGTAGTGAAGAAGAATTGGAATTAGATGATGATACAGAAGATGAAGATTACCAGGTTTCAAGGCATGTGATGGTAACAACTGCGAGAGCGAGAGCTAAAGCTAAAGCTGCTGTGATAAAAGAGAGAAGCGAGGGAAGATCTAGGCATTCTGTGTGTATGAACTCGACAAGTTCAAAGTCCATGTCTTCATCAGATTCTGATTCCCGGGATTCTGATTCTTCTTTGACATCTTGCTCTCCTGCCTCAATTCATTCTAATTCAACTGCTAGCTGTGATGGCAATAGTACTGCAATGTCGACAAAAACTGCACCT GAGAAAGGGAAGAAGCATTTCACATGCCATCAATGTAAGAAAAATGATAGACCAGCTGTTGTCAAATGTCTGAAGTGCAATGACAAACTGTACTGTCTGAGATGTATCAGACAATG GTATCCTGAATGTTCTGAAGTGGATATTGCTAAAGCATGTCCTTTTTGCCAAAGAATATGCAATTGTAGTGTGTGCTTGCACACAAGCGGCGTTATAAAG ACATCAAAGAGAGACATCCCTCAACAAGAAAAGATTGCAGACCTCAAGTATCTAGTGGCCTCATTGTTTCCTTATGTAAGGCAAATTCGCCACGAACAAGCTCACGAAATAAACATTGAGGCAAACATTCAAG GTATTTCACTGGAAGAAAGTGACATTCCTGAGACCTCTTGCTTTGATGATGAGCGAATTTTCTG CAATCAGTGTGCAACTTCTATTTTCGACATTCACAGAAGTTGTCAAAGCTGTGGCTATGAACTTTGCTTGGGTTGTTCTCAAGAAATCCGGGAAGGGAATCTCGTAGGAGGCCCTGAAGGCAGTTTACTCACGTACTCATTCAAGGGATATGATTACCTCCATGGTGACGATCCTTTACCTAGTTGCTCTTCCGTTGTAAAATCACATAATGTCCATTCATACACTAAATGGGTAAGTAATAGTGATGGTGTTATTCCATGCCCCTCAAAGGACAGAGGAGGTTGTGGTAATGGGACATTGGACCTTCGGAGAATCCTTCCCAAAGGCTGGTGGAGTAGTTTAGAAATAAAAGCCGCATCACTGTCAAAAGATACAGATATCAGACAAACGACCACCTCACAAGGAAACTCATTCCACAATAACCTGTATAGCCCTTCTTCTAGCGATCTACTTGGACACGAGGCAATGACCCATTTCCGACAGCATTGGGCCAATGGTGAACCTATTATTGTGCGAGATTGTCTAGAACAAGCACCTGGATTGAGTTGGGAACCAATGGTCATGTGGCGAGCACTATGTGAAAATGCGGACTCCCAAATTAAAGCCGTTGATTGCCTAGCCAGTTGCGAG GTTGAAGTAAGTACTCGGGAATTCTTCAAAGGATACAAAGACGGTCGAAGTTACCCAAATTTATGGCCGGAGATGCTCAAGTTGAAAGATTGGCCTCCATCCGACACCTTTGAAAATCTTCTGCCAAGACATTGTGACGAGTATATCAGTGCACTGCCGTTTCAGGAGTACACAGACCCGAGGCATGGAATTCTGAACCTCGGTACTATGCTGCCTTCTACCTTCCTCAAACCTGACTTGGGTCCGAAGACATACATTGCCTATGGAGTTAGGCAGGAGCTTGGTCGAGGAGATTCCGTCACGAAGCTTCACTGTGACATGTCTGATGCT GTAAATATCTTGATGCATACTGGTGATGTTTCCTTGAGCAATGATCAGAACTCAGCAATTGCCACGCTTAAAAGGAAACACAAAGCTCAAGATCGAAGGGAACTGCACTGCCAACATATCAACAATGATGTGGAGTGTAATGATCGCGATCAAGATTCTGGTGCTTCGACAGAGGGTGCTGCGCTCTGGGACATTTTCCGGCGAGAAGATATACCAAAGTTAGAGGCTTATCTTCGAAAACACTCGAAGGAGTTCAGAAACACTTATTGTTGCCCGGTTGAGCAG GTCGTTCATCCCATCCATGATCAATCCTTTTACCTGACTCGAGAGCACAAGCAAAAGCTTAAGAAAGAATTTGGTGTTGAACCATGGAGCTTTGAGCAGAAGCTGGGGGAGGCAGTTTTTATACCAGCTGGCTGTCCGCACCAAGTTCGCAATCTTAAG TCTTGTACGAAGGTGGCCGTGGATTTTGTTTCCCCCGAAAACATCAAAGAATGCCTTCGATTGACAGAGGAGTTCCGAAGACTTCCAAAGTTCCACAAAGCTCGAGAAGACAAACTCGAG ATTAAGAAGATGATTATACATGGAATCAGCCAGGCGATCAAACAACTGGACGAGCTAATGTCGAATGAAGAACTTGGATGA